From one Sphaeramia orbicularis chromosome 9, fSphaOr1.1, whole genome shotgun sequence genomic stretch:
- the tctn2 gene encoding tectonic-2 isoform X3, translating to MANVVDVFFLSPSSFRLLCVLLFISLSDTQTLVFRPPYVTATGPTVSALLLGNASEISLNLRTVLPSNTTGRFGPPSCLPGVTQWKLTTEPMGKTAIQVQLRLNRSLRLCGDNETDTDCCIKPLCVLETLQVSACVGSTSLASLLIQAEIYAQLFPANDGFDNKTIIPNQVYQPLGSCPCDLTFRACDVRCCCDKDCSTEDLKLFQAHCLPGPFGGQVTPPPDYQCSVQSSENSPDWFPFLCVTSPPENNPYLGLFYQGDTITPKPGPSFGSPVLSAPVPTNAYMEGSPILTINDEYFTVPQKINGRCVNNAPVAFLKNFDVECITLLRSCPTGSPLQTVPTDLMITINGGEGDDVPVDVSDEVATDLRQFISSTGVLGSSVGQVCENMTLALDYKFYWRGNGITQTTLTRTVGTVTLNDSVAVTTRYSAVFLNGEFMGEPNSGNPGYQVGKPVIGGIMDSFVENNTDSIQRTSINLWRPVNNGLCSTAEKKPILFGENSTSGCLLPVSQQNLTQCDLLREAVTSLQRALVEATYVSKNGRPDALTMTDWVNISFGSLNSSMPKEDTNSSCSDIPSHLHIHVLSLVTGVVDGVPQKYIRSVQINHSMSSWRLECGGGDISVCVDPTETQLFPITSSVTFTDILLNTGPPKTRFQINFTEYDCNRNDICWPELAFPMTKFYTGEPYSQSLAKGLILVFFFIAASVLGTPWRQIRQVWNSL from the exons ATGGCTAACGTAGTAGATGTTTTCTTTTTGTCGCCCAGTTCATTCCGTCTCCTGTGTGTTCTGCTGTTCATTTCCCTCTCTGACACTcaaacacttg TATTTCGGCCGCCCTATGTAACTGCAACTGGACCCACGGTTTCAGCACTTTTACTTGGAAATGCGTCGGAAATATCTCTGAATTTGCGGACAGTATTACCCTCAAACACAACAG GTCGCTTTGGTCCTCCATCATGTTTACCTGGGGTAACACAGTGGAAACTTACAACGGAGCCGATGGGAAAG ACTGCCATTCAGGTCCAGCTACGACTTAATAGAAGTCTGCGTTTGTGTGGGGACaatgagacagacacagactgttGTATAAAGCCACTGTGTGTTCTGGAGACCCTTCAGGTGTCTGCATGTGTGGGCAGTACATCCCTGGCATCATTACTTATCCAGGCCGAGATATATGCCCAGTTGTTTCCTGCTAACGATGGATTTG ATAATAAAACCATCATTCCAAACCAAGTGTACCAGCCACTGGGTTCCTGTCCTTGTGATCTCACATTCAGAGCTTGTGATGTGAGATGTTGCTGTGATAAG GATTGTTCTACTGAGGACTTGAAGCTGTTCCAGGCCCATTGTCTCCCAGGGCCCTTTGGTGGACAGGTTACTCCCCCTCCGGACTATCAGTGTTCTGTCCAATCCTCTGAAAACTCCCCAGATTGGTTTCCTTTTCTATGTGTCACCTCTCCACCTGAAAATAATCCTTACCTTGGGTTGTTTTACCAAGGAGACACAAT TACGCCAAAGCCTGGCCCATCCTTTGGAAGCCCTGTTTTGTCAGCACCAGTACCAACAAACGCGTACATGGAAGGAAGTCCCATTTTGACAATAAATGACGAGTACTTTACTGTTCCCCAG AAAATTAATGGCCGATGTGTGAACAATGCTCCTGTTGCCTTTTTGAAAAACTTTGATGTTGAGTGCATCACCCTGTTGCGCTCCTGTCCCACTGGATCTCCCCTGCAGACAGTACCAACAGATTTGATGATAACCATCAATGGTGGGGAAGGGG ATGATGTTCCAGTTGATGTAAGTGATGAAGTTGCCACCGACTTGAGACAGTTTATTTCAAGCACCGGGGTTCTTGGTTCTTCAG TAGGACAGGTATGTGAAAATATGACCTTGGCCTTGGATTACAAATTCTACTGGAGAGGAAATGGCATTACACAGACCACATTAACACGCACTGTTGGAACTGTCACTCTGAATGATAGTG TGGCAGTAACTACAAGGTATTCTGCTGTGTTTCTAAATGGAGAATTCATGGGTGAGCCCAACTCAGGGAACCCAG GATATCAGGTGGGAAAGCCTGTTATTGGTGGAATCATGGATTCTTTCGTGGAGAATAATACAGACTCAATACAAAGGACATCAATCAACCTTTGGAGACCAG TGAATAATGGACTCTGCTCCACTGCTGAGAAGAAACCCATTCTTTTTGGTGAGAATTCGACATCAGGATGTCTGCTACCTGTCAGCCAGCAGAATCTCACTCAGTGTGACCTTCTGAG agAGGCTGTAACTTCTCTTCAGAGAGCTTTGGTTGAAGCCACATATGTATCTAAAAATGGACGACCAGATGCTCTAACAATGACAGACTGGGTTAATATAAGCT TTGGAAGCCTGAACTCAAGCATGCCCAAGGAAGACACAAATAGTTCATGCAGTGATATTCCATCCCATCTGCACATCCATGTTTTGAGTCTTGTCACTGGTGTAGTAGATGGCGTTCCTCAAAAGTATATCAGATCTGTACAAATAAA TCACAGTATGTCCAGCTGGAGACTGGAGTGTGGAGGGGGGGACATCTCTGTGTGTGTCGACCCAACAGAGACCCAGCTGTTCCCCATCACCTCCTCAGTCACCTTCACTGACATTCTCCTCAACACAGGACCACCAAAAACCAG gtTTCAGATCAACTTCACAGAGTATGACTGTAACAGGAATGACATCTGTTGGCCTGAACTTGCCTTCCCTATGACAAAGTTTTATACAG GTGAGCCATATTCTCAGTCACTGGCTAAAGGCCTTATTTTGGTTTTCTTCTTTATTGCTGCTTCGGTTCTTGGAACTCCATGGAGACAAATCAGACAGGTGTGGAATTCACTGTAA
- the tctn2 gene encoding tectonic-2 isoform X2: MANVVDVFFLSPSSFRLLCVLLFISLSDTQTLVFRPPYVTATGPTVSALLLGNASEISLNLRTVLPSNTTGRFGPPSCLPGVTQWKLTTEPMGKTAIQVQLRLNRSLRLCGDNETDTDCCIKPLCVLETLQVSACVGSTSLASLLIQAEIYAQLFPANDGFDNKTIIPNQVYQPLGSCPCDLTFRACDVRCCCDKDCSTEDLKLFQAHCLPGPFGGQVTPPPDYQCSVQSSENSPDWFPFLCVTSPPENNPYLGLFYQGDTITPKPGPSFGSPVLSAPVPTNAYMEGSPILTINDEYFTVPQKINGRCVNNAPVAFLKNFDVECITLLRSCPTGSPLQTVPTDLMITINGGEGDDVPVDVSDEVATDLRQFISSTGVLGSSVGQVCENMTLALDYKFYWRGNGITQTTLTRTVGTVTLNDSAVAVTTRYSAVFLNGEFMGEPNSGNPGYQVGKPVIGGIMDSFVENNTDSIQRTSINLWRPVNNGLCSTAEKKPILFGENSTSGCLLPVSQQNLTQCDLLREAVTSLQRALVEATYVSKNGRPDALTMTDWVNISFGSLNSSMPKEDTNSSCSDIPSHLHIHVLSLVTGVVDGVPQKYIRSVQISHSMSSWRLECGGGDISVCVDPTETQLFPITSSVTFTDILLNTGPPKTRFQINFTEYDCNRNDICWPELAFPMTKFYTGEPYSQSLAKGLILVFFFIAASVLGTPWRQIRQVWNSL; the protein is encoded by the exons ATGGCTAACGTAGTAGATGTTTTCTTTTTGTCGCCCAGTTCATTCCGTCTCCTGTGTGTTCTGCTGTTCATTTCCCTCTCTGACACTcaaacacttg TATTTCGGCCGCCCTATGTAACTGCAACTGGACCCACGGTTTCAGCACTTTTACTTGGAAATGCGTCGGAAATATCTCTGAATTTGCGGACAGTATTACCCTCAAACACAACAG GTCGCTTTGGTCCTCCATCATGTTTACCTGGGGTAACACAGTGGAAACTTACAACGGAGCCGATGGGAAAG ACTGCCATTCAGGTCCAGCTACGACTTAATAGAAGTCTGCGTTTGTGTGGGGACaatgagacagacacagactgttGTATAAAGCCACTGTGTGTTCTGGAGACCCTTCAGGTGTCTGCATGTGTGGGCAGTACATCCCTGGCATCATTACTTATCCAGGCCGAGATATATGCCCAGTTGTTTCCTGCTAACGATGGATTTG ATAATAAAACCATCATTCCAAACCAAGTGTACCAGCCACTGGGTTCCTGTCCTTGTGATCTCACATTCAGAGCTTGTGATGTGAGATGTTGCTGTGATAAG GATTGTTCTACTGAGGACTTGAAGCTGTTCCAGGCCCATTGTCTCCCAGGGCCCTTTGGTGGACAGGTTACTCCCCCTCCGGACTATCAGTGTTCTGTCCAATCCTCTGAAAACTCCCCAGATTGGTTTCCTTTTCTATGTGTCACCTCTCCACCTGAAAATAATCCTTACCTTGGGTTGTTTTACCAAGGAGACACAAT TACGCCAAAGCCTGGCCCATCCTTTGGAAGCCCTGTTTTGTCAGCACCAGTACCAACAAACGCGTACATGGAAGGAAGTCCCATTTTGACAATAAATGACGAGTACTTTACTGTTCCCCAG AAAATTAATGGCCGATGTGTGAACAATGCTCCTGTTGCCTTTTTGAAAAACTTTGATGTTGAGTGCATCACCCTGTTGCGCTCCTGTCCCACTGGATCTCCCCTGCAGACAGTACCAACAGATTTGATGATAACCATCAATGGTGGGGAAGGGG ATGATGTTCCAGTTGATGTAAGTGATGAAGTTGCCACCGACTTGAGACAGTTTATTTCAAGCACCGGGGTTCTTGGTTCTTCAG TAGGACAGGTATGTGAAAATATGACCTTGGCCTTGGATTACAAATTCTACTGGAGAGGAAATGGCATTACACAGACCACATTAACACGCACTGTTGGAACTGTCACTCTGAATGATAGTG CAGTGGCAGTAACTACAAGGTATTCTGCTGTGTTTCTAAATGGAGAATTCATGGGTGAGCCCAACTCAGGGAACCCAG GATATCAGGTGGGAAAGCCTGTTATTGGTGGAATCATGGATTCTTTCGTGGAGAATAATACAGACTCAATACAAAGGACATCAATCAACCTTTGGAGACCAG TGAATAATGGACTCTGCTCCACTGCTGAGAAGAAACCCATTCTTTTTGGTGAGAATTCGACATCAGGATGTCTGCTACCTGTCAGCCAGCAGAATCTCACTCAGTGTGACCTTCTGAG agAGGCTGTAACTTCTCTTCAGAGAGCTTTGGTTGAAGCCACATATGTATCTAAAAATGGACGACCAGATGCTCTAACAATGACAGACTGGGTTAATATAAGCT TTGGAAGCCTGAACTCAAGCATGCCCAAGGAAGACACAAATAGTTCATGCAGTGATATTCCATCCCATCTGCACATCCATGTTTTGAGTCTTGTCACTGGTGTAGTAGATGGCGTTCCTCAAAAGTATATCAGATCTGTACAAAT TAGTCACAGTATGTCCAGCTGGAGACTGGAGTGTGGAGGGGGGGACATCTCTGTGTGTGTCGACCCAACAGAGACCCAGCTGTTCCCCATCACCTCCTCAGTCACCTTCACTGACATTCTCCTCAACACAGGACCACCAAAAACCAG gtTTCAGATCAACTTCACAGAGTATGACTGTAACAGGAATGACATCTGTTGGCCTGAACTTGCCTTCCCTATGACAAAGTTTTATACAG GTGAGCCATATTCTCAGTCACTGGCTAAAGGCCTTATTTTGGTTTTCTTCTTTATTGCTGCTTCGGTTCTTGGAACTCCATGGAGACAAATCAGACAGGTGTGGAATTCACTGTAA
- the tctn2 gene encoding tectonic-2 isoform X1: MANVVDVFFLSPSSFRLLCVLLFISLSDTQTLVFRPPYVTATGPTVSALLLGNASEISLNLRTVLPSNTTGRFGPPSCLPGVTQWKLTTEPMGKTAIQVQLRLNRSLRLCGDNETDTDCCIKPLCVLETLQVSACVGSTSLASLLIQAEIYAQLFPANDGFDNKTIIPNQVYQPLGSCPCDLTFRACDVRCCCDKDCSTEDLKLFQAHCLPGPFGGQVTPPPDYQCSVQSSENSPDWFPFLCVTSPPENNPYLGLFYQGDTITPKPGPSFGSPVLSAPVPTNAYMEGSPILTINDEYFTVPQKINGRCVNNAPVAFLKNFDVECITLLRSCPTGSPLQTVPTDLMITINGGEGDDVPVDVSDEVATDLRQFISSTGVLGSSVGQVCENMTLALDYKFYWRGNGITQTTLTRTVGTVTLNDSAVAVTTRYSAVFLNGEFMGEPNSGNPGYQVGKPVIGGIMDSFVENNTDSIQRTSINLWRPVNNGLCSTAEKKPILFGENSTSGCLLPVSQQNLTQCDLLREAVTSLQRALVEATYVSKNGRPDALTMTDWVNISFGSLNSSMPKEDTNSSCSDIPSHLHIHVLSLVTGVVDGVPQKYIRSVQINHSMSSWRLECGGGDISVCVDPTETQLFPITSSVTFTDILLNTGPPKTRFQINFTEYDCNRNDICWPELAFPMTKFYTGEPYSQSLAKGLILVFFFIAASVLGTPWRQIRQVWNSL; the protein is encoded by the exons ATGGCTAACGTAGTAGATGTTTTCTTTTTGTCGCCCAGTTCATTCCGTCTCCTGTGTGTTCTGCTGTTCATTTCCCTCTCTGACACTcaaacacttg TATTTCGGCCGCCCTATGTAACTGCAACTGGACCCACGGTTTCAGCACTTTTACTTGGAAATGCGTCGGAAATATCTCTGAATTTGCGGACAGTATTACCCTCAAACACAACAG GTCGCTTTGGTCCTCCATCATGTTTACCTGGGGTAACACAGTGGAAACTTACAACGGAGCCGATGGGAAAG ACTGCCATTCAGGTCCAGCTACGACTTAATAGAAGTCTGCGTTTGTGTGGGGACaatgagacagacacagactgttGTATAAAGCCACTGTGTGTTCTGGAGACCCTTCAGGTGTCTGCATGTGTGGGCAGTACATCCCTGGCATCATTACTTATCCAGGCCGAGATATATGCCCAGTTGTTTCCTGCTAACGATGGATTTG ATAATAAAACCATCATTCCAAACCAAGTGTACCAGCCACTGGGTTCCTGTCCTTGTGATCTCACATTCAGAGCTTGTGATGTGAGATGTTGCTGTGATAAG GATTGTTCTACTGAGGACTTGAAGCTGTTCCAGGCCCATTGTCTCCCAGGGCCCTTTGGTGGACAGGTTACTCCCCCTCCGGACTATCAGTGTTCTGTCCAATCCTCTGAAAACTCCCCAGATTGGTTTCCTTTTCTATGTGTCACCTCTCCACCTGAAAATAATCCTTACCTTGGGTTGTTTTACCAAGGAGACACAAT TACGCCAAAGCCTGGCCCATCCTTTGGAAGCCCTGTTTTGTCAGCACCAGTACCAACAAACGCGTACATGGAAGGAAGTCCCATTTTGACAATAAATGACGAGTACTTTACTGTTCCCCAG AAAATTAATGGCCGATGTGTGAACAATGCTCCTGTTGCCTTTTTGAAAAACTTTGATGTTGAGTGCATCACCCTGTTGCGCTCCTGTCCCACTGGATCTCCCCTGCAGACAGTACCAACAGATTTGATGATAACCATCAATGGTGGGGAAGGGG ATGATGTTCCAGTTGATGTAAGTGATGAAGTTGCCACCGACTTGAGACAGTTTATTTCAAGCACCGGGGTTCTTGGTTCTTCAG TAGGACAGGTATGTGAAAATATGACCTTGGCCTTGGATTACAAATTCTACTGGAGAGGAAATGGCATTACACAGACCACATTAACACGCACTGTTGGAACTGTCACTCTGAATGATAGTG CAGTGGCAGTAACTACAAGGTATTCTGCTGTGTTTCTAAATGGAGAATTCATGGGTGAGCCCAACTCAGGGAACCCAG GATATCAGGTGGGAAAGCCTGTTATTGGTGGAATCATGGATTCTTTCGTGGAGAATAATACAGACTCAATACAAAGGACATCAATCAACCTTTGGAGACCAG TGAATAATGGACTCTGCTCCACTGCTGAGAAGAAACCCATTCTTTTTGGTGAGAATTCGACATCAGGATGTCTGCTACCTGTCAGCCAGCAGAATCTCACTCAGTGTGACCTTCTGAG agAGGCTGTAACTTCTCTTCAGAGAGCTTTGGTTGAAGCCACATATGTATCTAAAAATGGACGACCAGATGCTCTAACAATGACAGACTGGGTTAATATAAGCT TTGGAAGCCTGAACTCAAGCATGCCCAAGGAAGACACAAATAGTTCATGCAGTGATATTCCATCCCATCTGCACATCCATGTTTTGAGTCTTGTCACTGGTGTAGTAGATGGCGTTCCTCAAAAGTATATCAGATCTGTACAAATAAA TCACAGTATGTCCAGCTGGAGACTGGAGTGTGGAGGGGGGGACATCTCTGTGTGTGTCGACCCAACAGAGACCCAGCTGTTCCCCATCACCTCCTCAGTCACCTTCACTGACATTCTCCTCAACACAGGACCACCAAAAACCAG gtTTCAGATCAACTTCACAGAGTATGACTGTAACAGGAATGACATCTGTTGGCCTGAACTTGCCTTCCCTATGACAAAGTTTTATACAG GTGAGCCATATTCTCAGTCACTGGCTAAAGGCCTTATTTTGGTTTTCTTCTTTATTGCTGCTTCGGTTCTTGGAACTCCATGGAGACAAATCAGACAGGTGTGGAATTCACTGTAA
- the tctn2 gene encoding tectonic-2 isoform X4 — protein MANVVDVFFLSPSSFRLLCVLLFISLSDTQTLVFRPPYVTATGPTVSALLLGNASEISLNLRTVLPSNTTGRFGPPSCLPGVTQWKLTTEPMGKTAIQVQLRLNRSLRLCGDNETDTDCCIKPLCVLETLQVSACVGSTSLASLLIQAEIYAQLFPANDGFDNKTIIPNQVYQPLGSCPCDLTFRACDVRCCCDKDCSTEDLKLFQAHCLPGPFGGQVTPPPDYQCSVQSSENSPDWFPFLCVTSPPENNPYLGLFYQGDTITPKPGPSFGSPVLSAPVPTNAYMEGSPILTINDEYFTVPQKINGRCVNNAPVAFLKNFDVECITLLRSCPTGSPLQTVPTDLMITINGGEGDDVPVDVSDEVATDLRQFISSTGVLGSSGQVCENMTLALDYKFYWRGNGITQTTLTRTVGTVTLNDSAVAVTTRYSAVFLNGEFMGEPNSGNPGYQVGKPVIGGIMDSFVENNTDSIQRTSINLWRPVNNGLCSTAEKKPILFGENSTSGCLLPVSQQNLTQCDLLREAVTSLQRALVEATYVSKNGRPDALTMTDWVNISFGSLNSSMPKEDTNSSCSDIPSHLHIHVLSLVTGVVDGVPQKYIRSVQINHSMSSWRLECGGGDISVCVDPTETQLFPITSSVTFTDILLNTGPPKTRFQINFTEYDCNRNDICWPELAFPMTKFYTGEPYSQSLAKGLILVFFFIAASVLGTPWRQIRQVWNSL, from the exons ATGGCTAACGTAGTAGATGTTTTCTTTTTGTCGCCCAGTTCATTCCGTCTCCTGTGTGTTCTGCTGTTCATTTCCCTCTCTGACACTcaaacacttg TATTTCGGCCGCCCTATGTAACTGCAACTGGACCCACGGTTTCAGCACTTTTACTTGGAAATGCGTCGGAAATATCTCTGAATTTGCGGACAGTATTACCCTCAAACACAACAG GTCGCTTTGGTCCTCCATCATGTTTACCTGGGGTAACACAGTGGAAACTTACAACGGAGCCGATGGGAAAG ACTGCCATTCAGGTCCAGCTACGACTTAATAGAAGTCTGCGTTTGTGTGGGGACaatgagacagacacagactgttGTATAAAGCCACTGTGTGTTCTGGAGACCCTTCAGGTGTCTGCATGTGTGGGCAGTACATCCCTGGCATCATTACTTATCCAGGCCGAGATATATGCCCAGTTGTTTCCTGCTAACGATGGATTTG ATAATAAAACCATCATTCCAAACCAAGTGTACCAGCCACTGGGTTCCTGTCCTTGTGATCTCACATTCAGAGCTTGTGATGTGAGATGTTGCTGTGATAAG GATTGTTCTACTGAGGACTTGAAGCTGTTCCAGGCCCATTGTCTCCCAGGGCCCTTTGGTGGACAGGTTACTCCCCCTCCGGACTATCAGTGTTCTGTCCAATCCTCTGAAAACTCCCCAGATTGGTTTCCTTTTCTATGTGTCACCTCTCCACCTGAAAATAATCCTTACCTTGGGTTGTTTTACCAAGGAGACACAAT TACGCCAAAGCCTGGCCCATCCTTTGGAAGCCCTGTTTTGTCAGCACCAGTACCAACAAACGCGTACATGGAAGGAAGTCCCATTTTGACAATAAATGACGAGTACTTTACTGTTCCCCAG AAAATTAATGGCCGATGTGTGAACAATGCTCCTGTTGCCTTTTTGAAAAACTTTGATGTTGAGTGCATCACCCTGTTGCGCTCCTGTCCCACTGGATCTCCCCTGCAGACAGTACCAACAGATTTGATGATAACCATCAATGGTGGGGAAGGGG ATGATGTTCCAGTTGATGTAAGTGATGAAGTTGCCACCGACTTGAGACAGTTTATTTCAAGCACCGGGGTTCTTGGTTCTTCAG GACAGGTATGTGAAAATATGACCTTGGCCTTGGATTACAAATTCTACTGGAGAGGAAATGGCATTACACAGACCACATTAACACGCACTGTTGGAACTGTCACTCTGAATGATAGTG CAGTGGCAGTAACTACAAGGTATTCTGCTGTGTTTCTAAATGGAGAATTCATGGGTGAGCCCAACTCAGGGAACCCAG GATATCAGGTGGGAAAGCCTGTTATTGGTGGAATCATGGATTCTTTCGTGGAGAATAATACAGACTCAATACAAAGGACATCAATCAACCTTTGGAGACCAG TGAATAATGGACTCTGCTCCACTGCTGAGAAGAAACCCATTCTTTTTGGTGAGAATTCGACATCAGGATGTCTGCTACCTGTCAGCCAGCAGAATCTCACTCAGTGTGACCTTCTGAG agAGGCTGTAACTTCTCTTCAGAGAGCTTTGGTTGAAGCCACATATGTATCTAAAAATGGACGACCAGATGCTCTAACAATGACAGACTGGGTTAATATAAGCT TTGGAAGCCTGAACTCAAGCATGCCCAAGGAAGACACAAATAGTTCATGCAGTGATATTCCATCCCATCTGCACATCCATGTTTTGAGTCTTGTCACTGGTGTAGTAGATGGCGTTCCTCAAAAGTATATCAGATCTGTACAAATAAA TCACAGTATGTCCAGCTGGAGACTGGAGTGTGGAGGGGGGGACATCTCTGTGTGTGTCGACCCAACAGAGACCCAGCTGTTCCCCATCACCTCCTCAGTCACCTTCACTGACATTCTCCTCAACACAGGACCACCAAAAACCAG gtTTCAGATCAACTTCACAGAGTATGACTGTAACAGGAATGACATCTGTTGGCCTGAACTTGCCTTCCCTATGACAAAGTTTTATACAG GTGAGCCATATTCTCAGTCACTGGCTAAAGGCCTTATTTTGGTTTTCTTCTTTATTGCTGCTTCGGTTCTTGGAACTCCATGGAGACAAATCAGACAGGTGTGGAATTCACTGTAA